Genomic window (Sphingorhabdus pulchriflava):
GCGCGACATCGGGGGGGAGTTTGCGCCGCAGATAGAACGGTACCACGGGCGGTCCGGGCATTGAGGCAAATCCGGTGAGCAGGCCGGCAGCGATGCCGGTCGCCAGTGTTTCCTTGCGTCCCGGTATCGCGCCCTCCTTGGCGGGTACGAACATCAGCCCGAAAGCTGCGAGCGCGAGTAGGGCGATGGCTAGGCGTGCGACATCGGGGGCGGTTACCGACAGCAGCCAGACACCAAAAGGGGTGGCTAAGACCGCCGCAACCGAGATGGGAATGGCGGTTGCCCGCTCGCCATCGGCCAAAATCCGCTTTAGCCCAATGGGCCCTGCGAGCAGTTGCAGCAGGATCGAAATCACCACCGCCTCGGCAGGCTCGACGATCAGTCCGAGCAGCGGGACAAGAATGATCGCCAGCCCAAAGCCGGTGAGGCCACGGACGACGGATGCGCCAAAAACCAGCGCCAGTGCAATGGAAAGGGTCGCCGGACTGAGCCCGCCGAGCAGAGCCTCGAGTGTCATGGCTTCAACGTAACCAGCCAGACATCGGGGTGCGCGCCATAGCGCAGCGGCAGAACCGAGGTGCCCAATCCAGCCCCAACAAAGACCGGCTGCCCCTTGTCATTGATCGCACCACAGCCAAATCGATCACGATAGCGTGAGACATAGGTGACCGGGCCATAGAGTGGGAGCACGATCTGCCCGCAATGGGTGTGACCGGCAAAGACCGCGGCGACCGGGGATGGCACGTCCGGCACTATGTCGGGGCTGTGGGTGACCAGAACACGCGGCTTGGTCGGCAGCGCATCCATCGCGGCAAAGGTCGCGGGAACATCATCATGCCCGGAAAAATCATCGTCCACCCCGCCGATGACCAGAGGGCCGCGTTCGATGGCTTCATTCTTCAACACCCTGATGCCGCCTTTGCGCAGCCCGGCTTCGATGGCCTTTGGATCGAACCAATGGTCATGGTTGCCCAGCGCCACGACCGTTCCCAACCGCGCCTTGAAGCCGTGCAAGGGGGCGGTCACCTGATCGGGGGTGTAGATGCGGGTCGACAGCCGCTTTTCGCTGATCAGATCGCCCGCAATCAACACGAGGTCGGGCTTTAGCCGGTTGAGCTTGGCCACGATCCGCGCCAGCCGTTCGGGCGGCATGTCCGGCCCGGCGACATGGGTGTCGGAAAGCAGCAGGACCTTCAGCGGCGGCGCACCGTCGGGCCAATTTTTGACCGTTAGCGTCGCGCGGTGGACAATCGGGTCGCGCGTGGCGTTCCAATAGCCCTTGCCGAGCAAAGCAAGTACCAGCAAAAGCAGCGCTAATACCCAGCGCAGCCAGTGGCGTTTGGTTCGCGCTGTTGTACTACTCAAGCGCGAAGATCCGGTGGGGTTGCCTCTGCCACCAGCATCGCGATCGCCTCGTCGACCGACATGATCCGCTGGCCTTCGCTGCCCAAAGTGCGGATCGCGACTTTGCCTTCTTCGGCCTCGCGGTTGCCCACCACCAGCAGGTGCGGGACTTTCGCCAATGAATGTTCGCGCACTTTGTAGTTGATCTTTTCGTTGCGCAGGTCGGTCTCGACGCGAATGCCCGCTGCAGCAAGTTTTGCCGCAACCGCATTGGCGTAGCCGTCGGCATCGGAAACAATCGTTGCCACCACCGCTTGCACCGGTGCCAGCCAGACCGGGAAGCGACCGGCATAATGCTCGATCAAGATGCCGATGAAGCGTTCATAGCTGCCGAAGATCGCGCGGTGCAGCATGACAGGGCGATGCTTGCCGCCATCCTCGCCGACATAGCTGGCGTCGAGGCGTTCGGGCAATACGCGGTCGGACTGGATTGTGCCGACCTGCCAGGTGCGGCCGATCGCATCGGTCAAATGCCATTCGAGCTTGGGCGCATAGAAGGCACCTTCGCCAGGCAGTTCTTCCCAGCCATATTCTTCAGTGGCGAGGCCAGCCTTGACCACGGCATCGCGCAGTTCATTCTCGGCCTTGTCCCAATCGGCATCGCTGCCGAAACGCTTTTCGGGGCGCAGCGCGAGCTTGATTGAATAGGTAAAGCCAAAATCCTTGTAGATACGGTCGGCAAGCGCACAGAAATCCTGCACTTCCTGCACGATCTGATCTTCACGGCAGAAGATATGGGCGTCATCCTGCGTGAATTGCCGCACGCGCATCAGGCCGTGCAGCGCGCCATGCGGCTCGTTGCGGTGGCAGCAGCCATTTTCGTAGATGCGCAAAGGCAGGTCGCGATAGGATTTGATCCCCTGACGGAAGATCAGGACATGCGCCGGGCAGTTCATCGGCTTCAGCGCCATCCAGTCGGCTTCGCCCGAAATGACGGGGCCTTCGTCCTCGGTGTTAGGGACTTCGTCGGGGATAACGAACATATTCTCGCGATATTTGCCCCAATGGCCCGATTGTTCCCACTGGCGGGCGTCCATCACCTGGGGTGTTTTGACCTCTTTGTAGCCAGCCTCGTCAATCGCGCGGCGCATATAGGCTTCGAGCGCACGCCAGATGGTGAAGCCGTGCGGGTGCCAGAAGACCGAGCCATGCGCCTCCTGCTGCAAATGGAACAGGTCCATTTCCTGCCCCAATTTGCGGTGGTCGCGCTTGGCTGCTTCTTCAAGGCGCAGCAGATGCGCGTCGAGTTGCTTCTTGTTGAGCCAGCCTGTGCCGTAGATGCGCGTCAGCTGCGCATTATTCTGGTCGCCGCGCCAATAGGCCCCGGCCACGCGCATCAGCTTGAATGCCTGCGGATCAAGCTTGCCGGTCGAGGCCAGATGGGGCCCACGGCACATGTCCATCCAGTCGTCACCCGACCAATAGACCGAAAGCTCCTCGCCCTCGGGAAGTTCGGCAGCCCATTCGGCCTTGAAGCTTTCACCGGCATCAGCCCAAGTCTTGATCAGGTCATTGCGGGCCACAACCTCGCGGCGCAACGGCTTGTCGGCGCGGATGATCTCGCGCATCGCTTCCTCAATCGCGGGCAGGTCGTCCTCGGTGAAGGGGCCACGGTTGGCGGGGGCCATCACGTCATAATAGAAACCGTCGTCGGTCGCGGGGCCAAAGGTGATCTGCGTGCCGGGATGTAGTTTCTGCACCGCCTCCGCCAGCACATGGGCAAAGTCGTGGCGGGCGAGTTCGAGCGCATCGGCCTCATCCTTCGCGGTGATCAGCGCAAGGTTGGTGTCGGCCTCCAGCGGGCGCATGATGTCGCGCACTTCGCCATCGACCCGTGCGGCGAGTGCAGCCTTGGCAAGCCCGGGGCCGATCGCGGCGGCAATGTCAGCGGGGGTAGTCCCGCGTGCGACTTCACGGGCAGAGCCATCGGGAAGGGTGACGCGGATCATATCGGACATTGGAAACACAAGCTTTCTGGATGGATTGGAGACGCCCCTTTGCCAGTCCGGGCGCGTGGCCGCAACCCGCAATACATCTGCCAAAAGCGACAAAAGCGACGCATTAGGCGGGAATAAACAGGGGCGAGTTCTGGGTAATCGAAAACCCCCGGCAGCCTGGGCGATATAGCAGAAGCGGCGTTTGCGGAGAAAAAACTTGACACAACTAACCTATATGGTTATATTTCCACCATGTCAACCACGCCTTCCTTCACCCCCGTCCCGCGCCAGCGCAGTCGCCATGATGGCTGGAATGCGGAGAAGCAATATGCCTTTATCGAGGCCCTCGCTGCGTGTGGAATCGTCCGTGCTGCGGCTGAAAAGGTCGGGATGCATGCGGCCAGCGCCTATCGGCTGCGCGATGCTGACGGGGCCGAATCCTTTGCTGCGGCTTGGGACGCGGCGCTGAAGACCGGGATGGCGCAACTGGTCGATGTCGCCATGGAACGCGCGATCAACGGTGTTGCCGTGCCGCACTTTTACAAGGGGCGGCAGGTGGGCGAAACGCGCTGGTTCGACAACCGCCTGCTGATGTTCATGCTGCGCCACACCAGCCCGCAAATGTTTGGCCGCTTTGCCGCCGAGGTCGACATTGCCGAACGCGCCGACCGCGAACAGGCAGAGGCCGAAGCGCGGCGGCTGGCACAATTGGAACGGGCTGAAGCCTTGCTTGCCGCGACCGAGGCGGAGCTGTGCGAGATCGAAGCCGATGGCTCGACCGAGCAAGGGCTCGAGTCACGCCATCTGCAGCATCAAATCATCCAGCGGCGTGACCGCCTGATCTCGATAGTTGCCCAATTGCGCATAGTCGACACCGCACGCGCCGCCGAAGCGAGCATTGACCAGCTGGTCGCCGCGGGGCGTTATTCGGCGCGACATGGCGCGATTTTCAAACGCCAGCTGCATGTC
Coding sequences:
- a CDS encoding sulfite exporter TauE/SafE family protein; amino-acid sequence: MTLEALLGGLSPATLSIALALVFGASVVRGLTGFGLAIILVPLLGLIVEPAEAVVISILLQLLAGPIGLKRILADGERATAIPISVAAVLATPFGVWLLSVTAPDVARLAIALLALAAFGLMFVPAKEGAIPGRKETLATGIAAGLLTGFASMPGPPVVPFYLRRKLPPDVARASMLMVFFATAIAGSIASFALGVANLHLLWLSVLFYPALYIGTRLGELAFGKVSEPVWRTLVGIILGVAGVAAVVRLLN
- a CDS encoding metallophosphoesterase — protein: MSSTTARTKRHWLRWVLALLLLVLALLGKGYWNATRDPIVHRATLTVKNWPDGAPPLKVLLLSDTHVAGPDMPPERLARIVAKLNRLKPDLVLIAGDLISEKRLSTRIYTPDQVTAPLHGFKARLGTVVALGNHDHWFDPKAIEAGLRKGGIRVLKNEAIERGPLVIGGVDDDFSGHDDVPATFAAMDALPTKPRVLVTHSPDIVPDVPSPVAAVFAGHTHCGQIVLPLYGPVTYVSRYRDRFGCGAINDKGQPVFVGAGLGTSVLPLRYGAHPDVWLVTLKP
- the thrS gene encoding threonine--tRNA ligase, translated to MSDMIRVTLPDGSAREVARGTTPADIAAAIGPGLAKAALAARVDGEVRDIMRPLEADTNLALITAKDEADALELARHDFAHVLAEAVQKLHPGTQITFGPATDDGFYYDVMAPANRGPFTEDDLPAIEEAMREIIRADKPLRREVVARNDLIKTWADAGESFKAEWAAELPEGEELSVYWSGDDWMDMCRGPHLASTGKLDPQAFKLMRVAGAYWRGDQNNAQLTRIYGTGWLNKKQLDAHLLRLEEAAKRDHRKLGQEMDLFHLQQEAHGSVFWHPHGFTIWRALEAYMRRAIDEAGYKEVKTPQVMDARQWEQSGHWGKYRENMFVIPDEVPNTEDEGPVISGEADWMALKPMNCPAHVLIFRQGIKSYRDLPLRIYENGCCHRNEPHGALHGLMRVRQFTQDDAHIFCREDQIVQEVQDFCALADRIYKDFGFTYSIKLALRPEKRFGSDADWDKAENELRDAVVKAGLATEEYGWEELPGEGAFYAPKLEWHLTDAIGRTWQVGTIQSDRVLPERLDASYVGEDGGKHRPVMLHRAIFGSYERFIGILIEHYAGRFPVWLAPVQAVVATIVSDADGYANAVAAKLAAAGIRVETDLRNEKINYKVREHSLAKVPHLLVVGNREAEEGKVAIRTLGSEGQRIMSVDEAIAMLVAEATPPDLRA